One window from the genome of Sphingomicrobium arenosum encodes:
- the phaR gene encoding polyhydroxyalkanoate synthesis repressor PhaR, translated as MSKVVIKKYANRRLYDTDRSSYITLDDLSQMIREGREVEVVDAKSGEDITHQVLTQIIVEEEADGGGMLPVSFLRELISMYGGAMQGAVPNYLDAAMQAFREQQKAMGGAFDPTMLTQMAQRNMEMFQSAASAFTPGAAPAKGDAEAGEVEKLRAELAALKAKVDKL; from the coding sequence ATGTCCAAGGTCGTCATCAAGAAATATGCCAACCGCCGTCTCTACGACACCGACCGATCGAGCTATATCACGCTCGATGACCTGTCGCAGATGATCCGCGAAGGGCGCGAGGTCGAGGTGGTCGACGCCAAGTCGGGCGAGGATATCACTCATCAGGTGCTGACCCAGATCATCGTCGAGGAAGAGGCCGACGGCGGCGGGATGCTGCCGGTGTCCTTCCTGCGCGAATTGATCAGCATGTATGGCGGCGCGATGCAGGGCGCGGTGCCCAATTATCTCGATGCCGCGATGCAGGCTTTTCGCGAACAGCAAAAGGCCATGGGCGGGGCGTTCGATCCGACGATGCTGACGCAGATGGCCCAGCGCAACATGGAGATGTTCCAGTCGGCAGCCTCTGCCTTTACCCCGGGCGCGGCACCCGCCAAGGGCGATGCGGAGGCCGGCGAGGTCGAGAAGCTTCGCGCCGAACTGGCGGCATTGAAGGCCAAGGTCGACAAGCTGTAG